A window of Eubacteriaceae bacterium ES3 contains these coding sequences:
- a CDS encoding glycosyltransferase: protein MEPLISIIMPVYNAEKRMRISIDSILAQTYKNFELILVDDGSRDLSPQICDEYSALDPRVKAIHQKNLRVSEARNTGIRNAVGEFISFVDADDILNANAYKEVMEILADYSIDIVMFGMSFDYYKKEVLKKRVIRSVEKSYNINKNELKTYFLTLYDNNYLSPVWNKVIRTKVIKENKISFENEMSLLEDFKFSLDVLDKVERISVLSKPLYEYYHDLEVSTLKRRPNIDFMRNFQILDQQLRYFAKKYELDEGVNGKKINGMIIRYYMIAIEKLFSSNENAQYKFNEMKRIIETKEFQRALQTDYITRGRLKSIYDLLKKGRYRRLFLIFFANDVVRK from the coding sequence ATGGAGCCTTTAATTAGTATAATTATGCCAGTATATAATGCGGAAAAAAGAATGCGGATTTCAATCGACAGTATTCTGGCTCAAACATATAAAAATTTTGAATTGATCTTGGTAGATGACGGCTCAAGAGATTTATCGCCGCAAATATGTGATGAGTATTCTGCCCTTGACCCAAGAGTAAAGGCTATTCACCAGAAAAATTTGAGGGTAAGTGAAGCAAGAAATACCGGGATTCGAAACGCGGTTGGTGAGTTCATATCATTTGTTGATGCGGATGATATTCTTAACGCAAATGCTTACAAAGAGGTAATGGAAATCCTGGCAGATTATTCAATTGATATTGTGATGTTTGGGATGAGTTTTGACTATTATAAGAAAGAAGTGCTCAAAAAAAGGGTAATCAGGTCTGTTGAAAAAAGTTATAATATTAATAAAAATGAGCTAAAAACGTATTTTTTAACGTTGTATGATAATAATTATTTAAGTCCGGTTTGGAACAAAGTAATTAGAACTAAAGTGATAAAAGAAAATAAAATCAGCTTCGAAAATGAGATGTCACTTCTCGAGGATTTCAAATTTTCGTTGGATGTTCTTGATAAAGTTGAAAGAATATCGGTATTGTCCAAGCCGTTATATGAATATTACCACGATCTGGAAGTTTCCACTCTGAAAAGAAGACCAAATATTGATTTTATGAGAAATTTTCAGATCCTTGATCAGCAGCTGCGGTATTTTGCAAAAAAGTATGAATTGGACGAAGGAGTTAATGGTAAAAAAATTAATGGGATGATTATCAGATATTACATGATTGCTATCGAAAAGCTGTTTTCAAGCAATGAAAATGCTCAATACAAATTCAACGAAATGAAACGCATCATTGAAACTAAAGAATTTCAAAGGGCTTTGCAAACGGATTACATAACCAGAGGAAGACTCAAAAGTATCTATGATCTTTTGAAAAAAGGCAGATATAGAAGATTATTTTTGATATTTTTTGCCAATGATGTTGTTAGAAAATAA
- a CDS encoding glycosyltransferase family 4 protein produces MKVMVISPKNKAIFNFRGDLIKEMIRQGHEVVATGPNQDNLDDILALGADFIEVPLVKDNTSIWGDLKYYQNLKKVFLKEKPDVVFAFTIKPVIYGSLAAKRAGVRKIYAMVTGLGRVYSSNSMKSKLLRVVTGILYKSAFKGCDRVIFQNDDDRMKFVNLKYTTEEKTVRVDGSGVNLQRFQVASLPNENIFLMIARIIKEKGVLDFAEAARIVKIDYPEACFILLGGYDKSIGAIRQEDLEPYISEGTIEFPGEVKDVVPYLKEARIFVLPSYYGEGLPRTILESMAMGRPVITTDWQGCRDAVENGVNGYLVKPRDPISLSLAMKKMIEEPQKAKAMGENGRKLCQEKYDVNLVNKHMLSIMGLIEGKS; encoded by the coding sequence ATGAAAGTAATGGTGATTTCTCCAAAAAACAAAGCGATATTTAATTTTAGAGGTGATTTAATAAAAGAAATGATCAGACAAGGACATGAAGTTGTTGCAACCGGTCCGAATCAAGATAATTTAGATGATATTTTAGCATTAGGAGCTGATTTTATTGAAGTTCCATTGGTGAAAGATAATACAAGTATTTGGGGAGACCTAAAATACTATCAGAATTTAAAAAAAGTTTTTCTTAAGGAAAAACCGGATGTGGTTTTTGCTTTTACGATAAAACCGGTTATTTATGGGAGTTTGGCGGCTAAAAGGGCAGGAGTCAGAAAAATATACGCGATGGTAACAGGACTTGGTAGGGTGTATTCATCCAATAGTATGAAGTCAAAATTACTAAGAGTGGTCACCGGTATATTATATAAAAGTGCCTTTAAAGGATGCGATCGAGTTATATTTCAGAATGACGATGATCGAATGAAATTTGTTAATCTGAAATACACAACAGAAGAAAAAACGGTGCGTGTTGATGGCTCAGGTGTCAATCTACAACGTTTTCAGGTAGCCAGTTTACCCAATGAAAATATCTTTTTGATGATTGCCAGAATTATTAAAGAAAAAGGTGTCCTTGATTTTGCAGAGGCAGCACGAATTGTAAAAATAGATTATCCAGAAGCCTGTTTTATTTTACTTGGGGGCTATGATAAATCTATCGGTGCAATAAGACAGGAAGACCTCGAACCCTACATTAGTGAGGGTACAATCGAATTTCCAGGTGAAGTTAAGGATGTAGTTCCCTATCTTAAAGAAGCAAGGATTTTTGTACTGCCATCATATTATGGAGAAGGTTTACCGAGAACAATACTTGAATCTATGGCAATGGGTCGTCCTGTAATTACCACAGACTGGCAGGGATGTAGAGATGCTGTGGAAAATGGTGTTAATGGATACCTGGTTAAACCCAGGGATCCAATTAGTTTAAGCCTGGCGATGAAAAAAATGATTGAAGAACCACAAAAAGCTAAGGCTATGGGAGAAAATGGTAGAAAGTTATGCCAGGAAAAATATGATGTTAATTTAGTGAACAAACATATGCTGTCAATTATGGGGTTGATAGAGGGAAAATCATAA
- a CDS encoding glycosyltransferase family 1 protein, translating to MKEPVRILHVFGKLNRGGAETMIMNLYREIDRSKIQFDFVIHTEEECDYNLEIESLGGIIHHVPQYTGKNHFKYKKAWRDFFIEHSSYKIIHSHVRSTASIYLAMARKRGIYTIAHSHNTSSGSGVSSIAKNILQYRLRYIADDLFACSKDAGEWLFGNKCHFHILKNAIDTDKFRFNEEIRQTKRAELNVTDRLVIGHVGRFDPQKNHTFLIDIFKVINLKWENATLVLIGDGGLKNSIEKKVNDLGLEKTVIFTGVRSDVPELLQAVDVFLFPSLFEGLPLTLVEAQAAGLPCVISDTITREIVMKDELITFVLLEDEPETWADEVLKNRAVRLNAQDEIKNNGYDIHSSVEWLQAYYLKIFAENKV from the coding sequence ATGAAAGAGCCAGTGAGAATACTCCATGTTTTTGGTAAATTGAATAGAGGTGGGGCAGAAACAATGATAATGAATCTTTATCGCGAAATTGACCGATCGAAGATTCAGTTTGACTTTGTTATTCACACTGAAGAAGAATGCGATTATAATCTTGAAATTGAATCTTTAGGAGGCATAATTCATCATGTCCCTCAATATACCGGTAAAAATCATTTCAAATATAAAAAAGCATGGCGGGATTTCTTTATTGAACATAGCAGCTATAAAATAATACATAGTCATGTGCGAAGTACAGCATCGATCTATTTGGCAATGGCAAGAAAGCGTGGTATATACACGATTGCTCACAGCCATAATACATCGTCAGGTTCGGGTGTTTCCTCAATAGCTAAAAATATCCTTCAATATCGGCTAAGATATATCGCTGATGATTTGTTTGCCTGTTCTAAAGATGCCGGCGAATGGCTGTTCGGTAATAAATGTCACTTTCATATTCTCAAAAATGCTATTGATACTGATAAATTCAGGTTCAACGAAGAAATACGGCAGACAAAAAGAGCTGAGCTAAACGTGACTGATAGATTGGTGATCGGTCATGTTGGTCGGTTCGATCCGCAAAAGAACCATACATTTTTAATTGACATATTTAAGGTAATCAACTTGAAGTGGGAGAACGCCACCCTGGTCCTCATTGGGGATGGTGGGCTGAAAAACAGTATCGAAAAAAAAGTAAATGACCTTGGTTTAGAGAAGACGGTGATTTTTACAGGGGTGAGATCAGACGTACCAGAGCTTTTACAGGCAGTTGATGTGTTTTTATTTCCTTCGTTGTTTGAAGGGTTGCCGCTGACTCTAGTAGAAGCACAAGCTGCAGGGTTGCCGTGTGTGATATCCGATACTATAACCAGGGAAATCGTGATGAAAGATGAGTTGATTACATTTGTTTTACTGGAGGATGAACCAGAAACATGGGCAGATGAAGTCTTGAAAAACAGGGCAGTAAGGTTAAACGCGCAGGATGAAATAAAAAATAATGGTTATGACATTCATTCGAGCGTGGAATGGCTTCAGGCGTATTATTTAAAAATATTCGCTGAGAATAAGGTGTAG
- a CDS encoding right-handed parallel beta-helix repeat-containing protein, with protein MKKLSALLVIVVMLFSSVSVYAAPKDKTWNPNKPAKETVTEEAVVEEPVVEDPVVEEPVVDVTTPEEIVVEEPVVDETTPEETVPEQSEPVDTGSGVSVLDFGAKGDGVTNDTSAIQAALNANSAVYIPDGTYMIDVNTSLEPNSGQTITLAENAVLKAIPSSNSTNAVIRISGQNNITIAGGSIVGERYGHLGTTGAWGMGVTILDGASGIDISNMTITDCWGDGIYLGGTPAVSAVTVDNVVSDNNRRQGMSITNASNVAVSNSVFSNTNGTAPQAGIDIEPNGGQSASEITINNVQTNNNMGMGIQLLGTNGTVQGVEISNSEISDNNEVGLKLDTASDVSADSVVISNNSYGIDIPRNLTNASFTNMTITNNRSRGVSMVTSRQSSGVQNIVFEDSVISNSSQGSPATMDGVRIDSYDSTGVMTDIAFRNVQFIDNQSVATQRYGLTMGSSSTISGVTVDSSCSFSGNAAGSYIGTLSFV; from the coding sequence ATGAAAAAGTTATCTGCACTTTTAGTGATTGTAGTGATGTTGTTCAGTAGCGTATCAGTTTATGCAGCACCTAAAGATAAAACTTGGAATCCCAATAAACCAGCCAAGGAAACTGTAACAGAAGAAGCAGTAGTCGAAGAACCGGTAGTGGAAGATCCGGTAGTCGAAGAACCGGTAGTGGATGTAACAACACCGGAAGAAATAGTAGTGGAAGAACCAGTAGTGGATGAAACAACACCGGAAGAGACAGTGCCGGAACAGAGTGAACCAGTTGATACAGGAAGTGGCGTCAGTGTATTGGATTTTGGGGCTAAAGGTGATGGCGTAACGAATGACACATCGGCAATCCAGGCGGCACTTAATGCCAACTCAGCCGTTTATATTCCCGACGGAACCTACATGATTGATGTCAACACATCATTAGAACCAAACTCAGGACAAACCATAACACTTGCTGAAAACGCAGTATTAAAAGCCATTCCAAGCTCAAATTCGACAAATGCAGTAATCCGCATCAGTGGTCAGAATAATATCACAATCGCTGGTGGAAGTATTGTCGGTGAAAGATACGGTCATTTAGGAACAACCGGTGCCTGGGGAATGGGCGTAACCATTCTGGATGGTGCCAGTGGAATTGATATCAGCAATATGACAATTACTGACTGTTGGGGAGATGGCATTTACCTGGGTGGTACTCCGGCGGTAAGCGCAGTAACGGTTGATAATGTAGTCAGTGATAATAACCGAAGACAGGGAATGTCAATTACAAACGCCAGCAATGTAGCTGTCAGCAACAGTGTTTTCAGTAACACAAATGGAACAGCACCACAGGCCGGAATTGATATCGAACCAAACGGCGGTCAGTCAGCTTCAGAAATAACAATCAACAATGTACAGACTAATAATAATATGGGTATGGGAATTCAGTTACTGGGAACAAACGGAACTGTTCAGGGTGTTGAAATCAGCAACAGTGAAATAAGTGACAACAACGAAGTCGGTTTAAAACTGGATACTGCCAGTGATGTAAGTGCAGACAGTGTCGTGATTTCAAACAACAGTTATGGAATTGATATTCCGAGAAACCTTACAAATGCATCATTTACTAATATGACCATTACCAACAACAGGTCACGCGGCGTATCAATGGTAACTTCAAGACAAAGCTCTGGCGTTCAGAATATCGTGTTTGAAGACAGTGTCATTTCAAACAGCAGTCAAGGTTCTCCGGCAACGATGGATGGTGTAAGAATTGACAGTTATGATTCGACTGGCGTTATGACAGATATTGCTTTCAGAAATGTACAGTTTATCGATAATCAGTCAGTAGCAACTCAGAGATATGGCTTAACAATGGGGTCTTCATCAACCATTAGTGGTGTAACAGTAGATTCAAGCTGTAGCTTCTCTGGAAATGCAGCAGGTTCTTATATCGGAACATTGAGCTTTGTATAA